The Bacteroidota bacterium genome window below encodes:
- a CDS encoding serine hydroxymethyltransferase codes for MNSSLQSQDPEIYSTIEKETNRQSEKLEMIASENFVSKAVMEAQGSVMTNKYAEGYPGKRYYGGCEFVDMAEDLARDRAKQLFGAEYVNVQPHSGSQANMAVYFVHLKPGDKVMGMNLSQGGHLTHGSPVNFSGQLYNFTSYGLDENGYIDYNDVEAKAIKEKPKMITVGASAYSRNIDYKKFREIADKIGAFLFADIAHPAGLIAKKLLNDPLPHCHVVASTTHKTLRGPRGGIILMGKDYENPFGLVAPKSGRTKMMSELIDSMVMPGVQGGPLMHVIAAKAVAFKEDLQDSFLEYCKQVIKNAQALANKLISYDFKVISGGTDNHLMLIDLRNKNLSGKAAENALDEIGITCNKNAVPNDDKSPLITSGIRLGSPALTTRGMKEAEMEQIADMINKVISNHKDENVKKEVAEAVKELTAKFPLYKS; via the coding sequence ATGAATTCATCTCTTCAATCTCAGGATCCTGAAATTTATTCTACAATAGAAAAGGAAACAAACAGACAATCAGAGAAGCTGGAAATGATTGCCTCTGAAAACTTTGTTTCAAAAGCTGTAATGGAAGCTCAGGGTTCCGTTATGACGAACAAATATGCTGAAGGTTATCCGGGAAAAAGATATTACGGCGGATGTGAATTCGTAGATATGGCAGAAGACCTTGCAAGAGACAGAGCAAAGCAGCTATTCGGCGCAGAGTATGTAAACGTTCAGCCGCACTCAGGCTCACAGGCAAATATGGCTGTGTACTTTGTTCACCTTAAACCCGGTGACAAAGTGATGGGAATGAATTTATCACAGGGCGGACACTTAACACACGGCTCTCCTGTAAACTTTTCAGGTCAGCTTTATAATTTCACAAGCTACGGCTTAGATGAAAATGGTTACATTGATTACAACGATGTTGAGGCAAAGGCTATAAAAGAAAAACCAAAGATGATTACAGTAGGTGCATCAGCTTACTCAAGAAATATAGATTACAAAAAATTCAGAGAGATAGCTGATAAGATCGGCGCATTTCTCTTCGCAGATATCGCACACCCTGCAGGACTTATAGCAAAAAAATTACTGAACGACCCGCTTCCTCACTGCCACGTAGTTGCTTCAACAACTCACAAAACTTTAAGAGGACCAAGAGGCGGAATAATTCTGATGGGAAAAGATTATGAAAATCCTTTCGGACTTGTTGCTCCTAAATCAGGCAGAACGAAAATGATGAGCGAGCTTATTGATTCAATGGTTATGCCCGGCGTACAGGGCGGGCCGCTTATGCATGTTATCGCAGCAAAAGCAGTTGCATTTAAAGAAGACTTACAGGATTCATTCTTAGAATATTGCAAACAGGTTATTAAAAATGCACAAGCATTGGCAAACAAATTAATATCATACGATTTTAAAGTTATTTCAGGCGGAACAGATAATCATCTTATGCTGATTGATTTAAGAAATAAAAATCTTTCAGGTAAAGCTGCAGAGAATGCTCTTGATGAAATAGGAATTACATGTAATAAAAATGCTGTGCCTAACGATGACAAGTCACCGTTAATTACAAGCGGTATAAGATTAGGAAGCCCTGCGCTTACAACACGCGGAATGAAAGAAGCCGAGATGGAACAGATTGCAGATATGATTAACAAAGTGATCTCAAATCACAAAGATGAGAACGTAAAGAAAGAAGTTGCCGAAGCTGTAAAAGAGCTGACAGCAAAATTCCCATTGTACAAAAGCTAA
- the rpiB gene encoding ribose 5-phosphate isomerase B, translated as MKISVGADHRGFIYKERIKELLTKQGHEVIDFGTNSEDSVDYPLYSVKVGESVASKETDFGVLVCGSGIGVNITANKVKGIRAVNICSEKTAEMGRKHNNANVVTFGQDVLPFDLVERALNIFLTTEFEGGRHERRVEEITNLTGK; from the coding sequence ATGAAAATTTCAGTCGGCGCAGACCACAGAGGTTTTATATATAAGGAAAGAATAAAAGAGCTGCTTACAAAGCAGGGACATGAAGTCATAGATTTCGGCACAAACTCAGAGGATAGCGTTGATTACCCGCTGTATAGTGTTAAAGTCGGTGAATCAGTCGCCTCCAAAGAAACTGATTTCGGAGTTCTTGTATGCGGAAGTGGTATAGGTGTAAACATTACTGCCAACAAAGTTAAAGGCATAAGAGCAGTTAATATCTGCTCCGAAAAAACGGCTGAGATGGGAAGAAAACATAATAATGCAAACGTAGTAACATTCGGGCAGGATGTGCTGCCTTTTGATTTAGTTGAAAGAGCTTTGAATATTTTTCTCACCACGGAATTCGAAGGCGGAAGACATGAAAGAAGAGTGGAAGAAATTACAAATCTCACAGGAAAATAA
- a CDS encoding autotransporter outer membrane beta-barrel domain-containing protein — MLKRIILIVVFPLMFASSLFAQDDFPAGSPYTIFGIGDLNYSTAIRTTGMGIQGISLTGNYINNMNSAALSKLPYTSFSMLFNYNFLKSSDGTRTVSSSNGNAFGLNIGVPLSQEQGWSLALGFNPYSNINYKIINNSVSLGETVKQTYAGRGGISRINIGMSYTLAKSISLGADYNYAFGDIKDLKLIEFTSSSGFTPTRIQSEYDYTGSYFKGGAIIDLEKLLKLKKSNDFTIGFLYESPLTLTAKLDGIVTSSISTDTVTVSKGDIKIPARIGFGITKKVGNRYLLSSDFMMQDWSSFTSNGVVQPNYQSAMRVGAGLEIQPIENSDNSWDKLSYRLGGFYEKSYYTVNGESINRIGLTAGLGVPISKYNSLDFAVSVSTRGKIENGLIKDDMIRLTAGINFGELWFVRPKDEDR; from the coding sequence ATGCTAAAAAGAATAATTTTAATAGTAGTTTTCCCTCTGATGTTCGCATCAAGTTTATTTGCGCAAGATGATTTTCCGGCAGGCTCGCCTTACACAATATTCGGAATAGGCGACCTTAACTACAGCACTGCAATAAGAACAACAGGTATGGGAATACAGGGAATTTCTCTCACAGGAAATTACATCAATAACATGAACTCTGCAGCTTTATCAAAGCTTCCTTACACAAGTTTCTCCATGCTGTTCAATTATAATTTTTTAAAATCATCTGACGGAACAAGAACCGTGAGTTCTTCCAACGGAAATGCATTCGGTTTAAATATCGGTGTGCCGCTAAGTCAGGAACAGGGATGGTCACTTGCATTAGGATTTAATCCTTATTCAAACATCAATTATAAAATTATAAACAACTCAGTTTCATTGGGAGAAACAGTGAAACAAACCTATGCCGGCAGAGGCGGAATTTCCAGAATAAATATAGGAATGAGTTACACTCTTGCAAAGAGCATCAGCTTAGGCGCAGATTATAATTATGCATTCGGAGATATAAAAGATTTGAAATTAATTGAGTTCACTTCATCTTCAGGATTTACACCAACAAGAATTCAAAGCGAATACGATTACACAGGTTCATATTTCAAGGGCGGCGCAATTATTGACCTGGAAAAACTTCTTAAATTAAAGAAGTCTAACGACTTCACAATAGGATTTTTATATGAATCACCACTTACACTTACAGCTAAGTTAGACGGAATTGTTACATCAAGCATTTCAACTGATACGGTAACAGTCAGCAAAGGCGATATAAAAATTCCAGCAAGAATAGGTTTCGGTATTACAAAAAAAGTAGGCAACAGATATTTGCTTTCATCTGATTTCATGATGCAGGACTGGAGCAGCTTTACTTCAAACGGAGTTGTTCAGCCGAATTATCAGTCAGCAATGAGAGTCGGAGCAGGGTTAGAAATTCAGCCTATTGAAAATTCCGATAACTCATGGGATAAGCTTTCATACAGGCTTGGCGGCTTCTATGAAAAGTCATATTATACAGTTAACGGTGAATCAATAAACAGAATAGGATTAACAGCAGGACTTGGTGTGCCAATCAGCAAATACAATTCGCTCGATTTTGCAGTGAGTGTTTCCACCAGAGGAAAAATTGAAAACGGATTAATAAAAGATGACATGATAAGATTAACAGCAGGAATAAACTTTGGTGAGCTTTGGTTTGTTAGACCTAAAGATGAAGACAGATAA
- a CDS encoding DNRLRE domain-containing protein, with protein sequence MTLLKKIIYTATTLPLLMFLFLAGCENNPNDLGLNFINPNDTAGSIILDTTLITNTNFRYYTNDNGSGNMLIGNYASGGNLYTSKTLIQFAGVNSNYAGATVLSAKMRLRYSKYAFKDTTGTVAFNIYKVNRALNLLSITNDSVSSSDIGTTSIGSYSGNPTDTSAIYITLDNQTMKDWLYYAADSSYATKNYGLAFVPTTASTTIKGFYSENTDVSLRPVITVVVQTTTSTDTIDFVYPSSVSLSTAPESVLPASQYFMVQNGIAFRNILKFSFPNLPTNAIINEAYLQVTLNTGMSYITSGTSNQIKVDMVTDSSTKATNNESFVLTRLDSITYTGRINQIVQRWNSNVSPNYGLSMRCPSEIANLDNFVFYNSDNPDVSKRPRIRIRYSLRQ encoded by the coding sequence ATGACATTGTTAAAAAAGATAATATACACAGCTACTACCTTACCCTTACTGATGTTTTTGTTTCTGGCCGGATGCGAAAATAATCCGAACGACCTTGGACTTAACTTTATAAATCCAAACGATACAGCAGGTTCAATAATTCTGGATACTACACTCATCACTAATACAAATTTCCGCTATTATACCAATGATAACGGCTCAGGAAATATGCTTATCGGAAATTATGCTTCAGGAGGAAATCTTTATACATCTAAAACTCTCATACAGTTTGCAGGTGTAAACAGCAACTATGCAGGCGCAACGGTGCTTTCTGCAAAGATGAGATTAAGATATTCTAAATATGCATTCAAAGATACAACAGGTACAGTTGCTTTCAATATTTACAAAGTGAACAGAGCATTGAATTTACTTTCAATCACAAACGATTCGGTTTCATCTTCAGATATCGGAACAACTTCAATTGGAAGCTACTCTGGCAATCCGACAGATACATCTGCTATCTACATTACACTGGATAACCAGACGATGAAGGACTGGCTTTACTATGCCGCAGATTCAAGCTATGCAACTAAAAATTACGGTCTGGCATTCGTACCGACAACTGCATCAACAACTATAAAAGGATTCTACTCGGAAAATACTGACGTATCATTAAGACCGGTGATAACCGTTGTTGTTCAGACAACTACCTCTACCGATACAATTGATTTTGTATATCCAAGTTCTGTCTCTTTGAGTACTGCTCCGGAAAGTGTATTACCGGCATCACAGTACTTCATGGTTCAGAACGGAATTGCTTTCAGGAATATTCTGAAGTTCAGTTTCCCGAATCTCCCAACTAATGCAATCATTAACGAAGCATACCTGCAGGTTACTCTTAACACAGGAATGTCATACATTACATCAGGAACCAGCAATCAGATTAAAGTTGATATGGTAACAGACAGCTCAACTAAGGCAACGAATAATGAATCGTTTGTTCTTACTCGATTGGATTCAATAACATATACAGGAAGAATAAATCAGATAGTACAACGATGGAACTCAAACGTAAGCCCTAACTACGGACTTTCAATGAGATGCCCTTCTGAAATAGCTAATCTGGATAATTTTGTATTTTATAATTCGGATAATCCCGACGTTTCCAAACGTCCGAGGATAAGAATAAGATATTCCTTAAGACAGTAA
- a CDS encoding HAD family hydrolase, translated as MNKAVFLDRDGTINEEVDYLKRVEDLKVYSYTTEALEILKELGFLNIIITNQSGVARGFFTEEDLKLIHEELLGITNKKTKLIDDIYYSPFHTEGTIEKYKIESDLRKPRIGMLLKARKEHSIDLNSSFFIGDTYTDMKTAQNAGLKKILVLTGYGAEHLQKCLDENLQIDFIAKDLLDAANHIKNLSN; from the coding sequence ATGAACAAGGCAGTTTTTCTCGATAGAGACGGTACGATAAACGAAGAAGTAGATTACCTTAAAAGAGTTGAAGATTTAAAAGTATATTCATACACAACAGAAGCGCTAGAGATCTTAAAAGAGCTCGGCTTTTTAAATATAATAATTACAAATCAATCAGGAGTAGCCAGGGGATTTTTTACAGAAGAAGATCTAAAATTAATTCACGAAGAATTGCTCGGCATTACAAACAAAAAAACAAAACTGATTGATGATATTTATTATTCGCCTTTCCACACTGAAGGCACCATAGAGAAATACAAGATTGAAAGCGATTTGAGAAAGCCCCGCATAGGGATGCTCCTCAAGGCGCGGAAAGAACATTCAATAGATTTGAATAGTTCTTTTTTTATTGGCGATACCTACACAGATATGAAGACTGCGCAAAACGCAGGCTTAAAAAAAATACTTGTTCTAACGGGCTATGGAGCGGAGCATTTACAAAAATGCCTCGATGAAAATCTGCAAATCGACTTCATTGCCAAAGATTTACTTGATGCAGCAAATCACATTAAAAATTTATCTAACTAA
- the glgA gene encoding glycogen synthase GlgA encodes MAKGYNVLFVTSEVFPYSKTGGLADVSNSLPQALNSLGNEVRIVSPKYGQLDERRLQIHEIKRLKDLTMKMNNTESKFSIKSSFIHGKNTKAQIYLLENLDFFKNKGIYQNIKTKQDFTNNDERYLFFCKAVLEILEILQWKPDVIHCNDWQTGLIPAFIKTVYKDHPYIRDIKTVFTIHNLAYQGNFPKASFDKTGLPPEVFEAANHHGKFSFMKAALAYADKITTVSEKYAEEIRTDKEYSCGFEDILDKRKKDLSGILNGIDYSVWNPEVDKQIEYRYTSQEIPLKWENKRELLSQFKIEYDEETPLIGVISRLVDQKGFDLIEEILPALMKEKVHMIILGQGDEKYQKFLKSVEKKYKDKLAVVIGFDEVLAHKIEAGADMFLMPSKYEPCGLNQMYSLRYGTVPIVRNTGGLADTIVDYKKPGGNGFLFNKYSSKEFLEIIKTALKIYEDKDKWNKILRNGMALDFSWKVSAKKYTALYKALV; translated from the coding sequence ATGGCAAAAGGCTATAATGTACTTTTTGTGACCAGTGAAGTTTTTCCGTACTCTAAAACGGGAGGTCTCGCTGATGTTTCAAATTCCTTACCACAAGCGCTTAATTCCTTAGGAAACGAAGTAAGAATTGTTAGCCCTAAGTACGGACAGCTGGATGAAAGAAGACTGCAGATTCATGAGATCAAGAGATTGAAAGATTTGACCATGAAGATGAACAATACTGAATCGAAGTTCAGCATAAAATCGTCCTTTATCCACGGTAAAAACACAAAAGCTCAGATATATCTTCTTGAGAACCTCGATTTTTTCAAGAATAAAGGCATATACCAGAACATAAAAACAAAGCAGGATTTTACAAATAACGATGAACGTTATTTGTTCTTCTGCAAAGCCGTTCTGGAAATTCTCGAAATTCTCCAGTGGAAACCCGATGTAATACACTGTAACGACTGGCAGACAGGACTTATCCCTGCTTTTATCAAAACAGTTTATAAAGACCATCCGTACATAAGAGACATTAAGACAGTTTTCACAATACACAATCTGGCTTATCAGGGAAATTTCCCGAAGGCTTCATTCGATAAAACCGGCCTTCCGCCCGAAGTTTTTGAGGCTGCTAACCATCACGGTAAGTTCAGCTTTATGAAGGCAGCTCTGGCTTATGCAGATAAAATAACAACAGTAAGTGAAAAATATGCAGAGGAAATAAGAACAGATAAAGAATATTCATGCGGATTTGAAGATATTTTAGATAAAAGAAAAAAAGACTTATCAGGTATTTTAAACGGAATAGATTACTCCGTTTGGAATCCCGAAGTTGATAAACAAATTGAATACAGATATACCTCACAGGAAATTCCTTTGAAGTGGGAAAACAAGCGCGAGCTACTTTCACAGTTCAAAATTGAGTACGATGAAGAGACTCCGTTAATCGGAGTTATATCAAGATTAGTTGACCAGAAAGGTTTCGATTTAATTGAAGAAATTCTTCCTGCTCTGATGAAAGAAAAAGTCCACATGATTATTCTCGGACAAGGTGATGAAAAGTATCAGAAGTTCTTAAAATCAGTTGAGAAAAAATACAAAGATAAGCTTGCAGTAGTAATCGGTTTTGATGAAGTGCTTGCTCATAAAATTGAAGCAGGTGCTGATATGTTCCTGATGCCTTCAAAGTATGAGCCTTGCGGACTGAACCAGATGTACAGCTTAAGATATGGTACAGTTCCGATTGTAAGAAATACCGGCGGACTTGCAGATACAATTGTTGATTACAAAAAACCCGGCGGTAACGGATTTTTATTCAACAAATACAGCAGTAAAGAGTTTTTAGAAATTATAAAAACTGCTCTGAAGATTTACGAAGATAAAGATAAATGGAATAAGATTTTAAGGAACGGCATGGCTCTGGATTTCTCATGGAAAGTTTCTGCAAAGAAATATACAGCGTTGTATAAAGCGCTGGTCTAA
- a CDS encoding T9SS type A sorting domain-containing protein, which translates to MKQSITTKILIVIPVFFLLFISNSYAQWSADPNVNLPVCVQTGEQVLPKIAALPDGGCYISWFDSRSGSYAVYVQRYNAAGVAQFAANGLLVSNNPQSTSLVDYDMIADDSSNCIVAFTDTRAGGQIIPYIYKISPAGTMLWGANGISLNSQTTVYQANPKLAKCTDNSIWVTWIYTSTPRVAKYQRISPGGVKQFAADGLSISGTGSETIDFPAAIGSDNGSVIMMFIGYTGSFISPSNYKIYTQKFSSTGTSVWHPTYDTVYALGAGSGFNPPFIYSDGNNGALYSWNDARSGGGATSYVQRFNSAGTRLFPLNGSAGNTTPGMVRNTQQACFNTTTGETFLFWKEANSGQTQFSLVGQRFNAAGDRQWTDAGLTIIPMGPGSFSTLTTQAVDTNAVLYINDAVFGGTDNTIKVAKFNRNGTIAWNGGVLKTISPTTGAKSRIDARITVNKMSIVVWSDSRNGAPDIYAQNVNNNGTLGGPSGVNQISSEIPNAFGLKQNYPNPFNPTTNIVYSLKTNSVVMLKVFNMLGKEVAAIGLGNQNAGSYSYTLDAGKLNLSSGIYYYTIQAGEFKDTKKMMLVK; encoded by the coding sequence ATGAAACAAAGTATAACAACAAAAATATTAATTGTAATACCGGTATTTTTTCTTTTATTTATTTCAAATTCCTATGCGCAATGGAGCGCAGATCCAAATGTAAATCTGCCGGTTTGCGTACAAACCGGAGAACAAGTTTTACCCAAAATTGCGGCGCTGCCCGATGGCGGATGTTATATCTCATGGTTTGATAGCAGAAGCGGAAGCTATGCTGTCTATGTTCAAAGATATAATGCTGCCGGTGTAGCGCAATTTGCAGCTAACGGTTTGCTTGTAAGTAATAACCCGCAGAGCACATCGCTGGTAGATTACGATATGATTGCCGATGACAGCAGCAACTGTATCGTAGCTTTTACCGATACAAGAGCGGGTGGACAAATAATTCCTTACATCTATAAAATTTCTCCGGCAGGAACGATGTTATGGGGGGCAAATGGAATTTCTCTTAACAGCCAGACAACTGTATATCAGGCAAATCCTAAATTAGCAAAGTGTACAGATAACAGTATCTGGGTAACATGGATTTATACATCAACACCCAGAGTTGCAAAGTATCAGAGAATTTCTCCCGGAGGTGTAAAACAATTTGCCGCTGACGGACTCTCAATTTCAGGAACAGGAAGTGAAACTATAGATTTTCCTGCAGCTATAGGCTCAGATAACGGAAGCGTTATTATGATGTTCATAGGATATACAGGAAGTTTTATTTCTCCTTCAAATTATAAAATTTATACACAGAAGTTTTCTTCAACAGGAACTTCAGTCTGGCATCCTACCTATGATACAGTTTATGCATTAGGTGCAGGTTCGGGATTCAATCCTCCTTTTATTTACTCAGATGGAAACAACGGAGCACTGTATAGCTGGAATGATGCAAGAAGCGGAGGCGGAGCAACTTCATATGTACAAAGATTCAACTCAGCAGGTACAAGACTTTTTCCATTAAACGGAAGCGCAGGCAACACTACACCAGGAATGGTAAGAAATACTCAGCAGGCATGTTTTAATACTACAACAGGGGAAACGTTTTTATTCTGGAAGGAAGCAAACAGCGGACAGACACAATTTTCATTGGTAGGGCAAAGATTTAATGCGGCAGGGGACAGACAATGGACTGATGCAGGGCTTACAATAATTCCTATGGGACCCGGTTCTTTTTCAACATTAACAACTCAGGCAGTTGATACCAATGCAGTCCTGTACATCAATGATGCAGTATTCGGCGGAACTGATAACACCATTAAAGTGGCTAAGTTTAACAGAAACGGCACAATAGCTTGGAACGGCGGCGTACTTAAAACAATTAGTCCAACAACAGGCGCAAAATCCAGAATAGATGCAAGAATAACTGTAAATAAAATGAGTATAGTTGTATGGTCAGATTCAAGAAACGGCGCACCTGATATCTATGCACAGAATGTGAACAACAACGGAACACTAGGCGGACCGTCAGGCGTTAACCAGATTTCTTCCGAAATTCCGAACGCATTCGGATTAAAACAAAATTATCCTAATCCGTTCAACCCAACAACCAATATTGTTTACAGTTTAAAAACAAATTCAGTAGTGATGCTGAAGGTTTTCAATATGCTCGGTAAAGAAGTTGCTGCAATAGGTTTAGGTAATCAAAATGCCGGCAGCTACTCTTATACACTTGATGCAGGGAAATTAAATTTATCAAGCGGAATTTATTATTACACAATACAGGCAGGTGAGTTTAAGGATACAAAGAAAATGATGTTAGTGAAGTAA
- a CDS encoding threonylcarbamoyl-AMP synthase, with the protein MLLQIHPDNPDERKIKQVVECLKNGGVIIYPTDTVYGIGCDIYNTKAVEKICRIKNLNIKKTDFSIVCYDLSNLSHFVMPIDTSVYRMLKKNLPGPFTFIMNANNTVPKLFQSKKKTVGIRIPDNNICRTIVQELGNPIMTSSITEENDFKDYPNDPELIYEKYGNLVDIVIDGGTGGKTPSTIVDCTDDDVTVIREGKGVLS; encoded by the coding sequence ATGCTATTACAGATTCACCCTGATAATCCCGATGAAAGAAAAATAAAACAAGTCGTGGAGTGCCTGAAAAACGGCGGAGTAATAATTTATCCTACAGATACGGTTTACGGAATTGGCTGCGATATTTATAATACCAAAGCAGTTGAAAAAATATGCAGGATAAAAAATTTAAATATAAAAAAGACAGATTTTTCAATAGTGTGTTATGATTTAAGCAATCTCTCACACTTTGTGATGCCGATAGACACTTCTGTTTACAGAATGCTGAAAAAAAATCTTCCGGGACCGTTTACATTCATTATGAATGCAAACAATACCGTACCGAAACTTTTTCAGAGCAAGAAAAAAACTGTCGGGATAAGAATTCCCGATAATAATATCTGCAGAACTATTGTTCAGGAACTCGGCAATCCGATTATGACTTCTTCTATCACAGAAGAAAATGATTTTAAAGATTACCCTAATGACCCTGAATTAATTTATGAGAAGTACGGGAACCTCGTTGATATAGTAATTGACGGAGGAACAGGAGGAAAAACTCCTTCCACAATTGTTGACTGCACAGATGATGATGTAACTGTAATAAGAGAGGGCAAAGGAGTACTCTCTTAA
- the ddpX gene encoding D-alanyl-D-alanine dipeptidase, with protein MNCKKRLLIVFILFLAGFTYAQSDTSELVLTKNQLVFIELNKMNPHILLDIRYATKNNFTGKVVYPEARAFLVDDAAYSLDSVQKELKTMGLGLKVYDAYRPLSVQRIFWEIMPDERYVADPKKGSRHNRGMAVDLTLVDKNGKELSMPTEYDDFTEKAHRDYMKLTDEQIKNRKILEDVMIKYGFKGLPTEWWHFDYRGWEDYDVMDVKFKDIK; from the coding sequence ATGAACTGCAAAAAGAGATTACTGATTGTATTTATATTGTTTTTAGCCGGATTTACTTACGCGCAGAGCGATACATCAGAATTAGTCCTCACCAAAAATCAGCTTGTATTTATTGAGCTTAATAAAATGAATCCGCACATACTTCTTGATATCCGCTACGCAACAAAAAATAATTTTACAGGGAAAGTTGTATATCCTGAAGCACGTGCATTTTTAGTGGATGACGCTGCTTACAGTCTTGATTCAGTTCAGAAAGAGCTGAAAACAATGGGACTCGGATTAAAAGTCTATGATGCTTACAGACCACTCTCAGTGCAAAGAATATTCTGGGAAATAATGCCGGATGAAAGATACGTGGCTGACCCAAAGAAAGGTTCACGCCATAACAGAGGTATGGCAGTTGATTTAACTCTTGTAGATAAAAACGGGAAAGAACTTTCAATGCCGACTGAATACGATGACTTTACCGAGAAAGCTCATAGAGATTATATGAAGTTGACGGACGAACAAATAAAGAACAGAAAAATTTTAGAAGATGTGATGATTAAGTATGGATTTAAAGGTCTGCCGACTGAATGGTGGCACTTCGATTACCGCGGATGGGAAGATTACGATGTAATGGATGTAAAATTTAAAGATATAAAATAA
- a CDS encoding DUF3667 domain-containing protein, whose amino-acid sequence MANCTNCGAALIGKFCSNCGQKKFTLHDLTISKFIFNFFEDFFKFDSNVFRTLRYLLFRPGFLSAEYVKGRIASYVKPLKLFVFTCVVVVFLGQYIAKNDYSFPLEELSFFQAKVEKISVEKNMGKEAFIEKFNSVYFSKIPFYFLIVVVVFTIILSLIFFKQKRVIAEHLVFSLHFFTACLILSLLESVADKLGDFTYYFILFVLPFIYLFFAVRYFYTNKIIPSIAATLFLYAVYVVIQYYWLILTGYITLNLI is encoded by the coding sequence TTGGCAAACTGTACTAATTGCGGAGCAGCGCTAATCGGAAAATTCTGCTCAAACTGCGGACAGAAGAAGTTCACCCTTCACGATCTAACTATCAGCAAATTTATTTTCAATTTCTTCGAGGATTTTTTTAAGTTTGATTCGAATGTTTTCAGAACGCTCAGATATTTATTGTTCAGACCGGGATTTTTATCCGCCGAATACGTAAAAGGAAGAATTGCAAGCTATGTAAAGCCGTTAAAGCTTTTTGTGTTTACATGTGTTGTTGTCGTTTTTCTTGGCCAGTACATTGCAAAGAATGATTATAGTTTCCCGCTGGAGGAATTAAGTTTTTTCCAGGCTAAAGTAGAGAAGATTTCGGTTGAAAAAAATATGGGCAAAGAAGCTTTTATTGAAAAGTTCAATTCTGTCTACTTCAGCAAAATCCCGTTTTATTTTTTAATTGTTGTCGTTGTTTTTACTATTATTCTTTCTCTGATTTTTTTCAAACAAAAAAGAGTGATTGCAGAGCATCTGGTATTTTCACTTCATTTTTTTACTGCCTGTCTTATACTTTCTTTGCTGGAAAGTGTTGCCGATAAATTGGGTGACTTCACATATTATTTTATTCTTTTTGTTCTTCCGTTTATCTATCTGTTTTTTGCAGTCAGGTATTTTTACACAAACAAAATTATTCCTTCAATAGCGGCTACTTTATTTTTATATGCCGTGTATGTTGTTATTCAGTATTACTGGTTAATACTTACAGGATATATAACTTTAAATCTTATTTAA
- the tsaA gene encoding tRNA (N6-threonylcarbamoyladenosine(37)-N6)-methyltransferase TrmO, giving the protein MSAEIILNPIGKIFNERTEIEDDNWGEVVSRIELNDEIEIDSIKGIEEFSHLEVIYYFDKVDDAKIISGARHPRNLKHLPEVGIFSQRAKNRPNKLGLTTVQLLEVKDKTLFVKGLDAINGTPVIDIKPVFKDFLPQGEVKQPDWVNEIMKNYWN; this is encoded by the coding sequence ATGAGCGCGGAGATAATTCTAAATCCCATAGGAAAAATATTCAACGAAAGAACAGAAATTGAAGACGATAACTGGGGAGAAGTTGTAAGCAGGATTGAGTTAAACGATGAAATAGAAATAGATTCAATCAAAGGAATAGAAGAGTTCTCGCATCTTGAAGTAATATATTATTTCGATAAAGTGGATGACGCCAAAATAATTTCCGGAGCGAGGCATCCGCGTAATTTAAAACACTTGCCTGAGGTTGGTATATTTTCACAAAGAGCCAAGAACAGACCGAACAAGTTAGGATTAACTACCGTCCAATTGCTTGAAGTAAAAGATAAAACTTTATTTGTTAAAGGACTTGATGCAATAAACGGAACTCCCGTGATAGATATAAAACCCGTCTTTAAAGATTTTTTACCCCAAGGAGAAGTAAAGCAGCCTGACTGGGTAAATGAAATAATGAAAAATTACTGGAATTAA